Proteins from a single region of Flaviflexus salsibiostraticola:
- a CDS encoding NADP-dependent isocitrate dehydrogenase yields MSPMIYTYTDEAPMLATESFLPILQAFAAQADVAVETRDISLAGRIIAALSDHLPEEQRQADALAELGELAKTPEANIIKLPNISASMPQLKAAIEELQAAGIAVPDYPDNPVTDEERDIRARYDSVKGSAVNPVLREGNSDRRAPQVIKNYTRRHPHSMGAWSADSTTEVATMAGDDFRSNEQTVVMDSDDVLSIVHVGDSGETVLRDSIRVLSGEVIDATIMSAAALDRFLVGQVNAAKEKGVLFSVHLKATMMKVSDPIIFGHVVRAFFPRTFAEYGPDLDRAGLTADNGLAVIFDGLARLENGEEIRRSFDEEMAGGPALAMVDSDRGITNLHVPSDVIVDASMPAMIRSSGHMWGPDGKEADTLAVIPDSSYAGVYSTVIADCRTNGAFDPTTMGTVPNVGLMAQKAEEYGSHDKTFEMSAAGTVEVRNAAGDVLLALPVAAGDIFRACQTKDAPIRDWVSLAVRRARISGMPAIFWLDPERSHDRALIEKVRTYLQDEETDGLDLKILSPVEATQATVDRLRRGEDTISVTGNVLRDYLTDLFPILELGTSAKMLSVVPLMNGGGLFETGAGGSAPKHVQQLQEENHLRWDSLGEFLALAESLRHQARTEGTERPRILADALDAATERLLDEGRSPSRRVGEIDNRGSHFYLALYWSRALADQVEDADLAAVFSPVADALEENEDAIARELAEIQGSPVDLGGYYRPDAEKTAAVMRPSATLNAIIDPLR; encoded by the coding sequence ATGTCGCCCATGATCTACACGTACACCGATGAAGCACCGATGCTGGCAACGGAATCGTTCCTTCCCATACTCCAGGCGTTCGCCGCACAGGCGGATGTGGCGGTCGAGACCCGAGATATCTCCCTGGCCGGCCGCATCATCGCGGCGCTCTCGGATCACCTGCCCGAGGAGCAGCGCCAGGCGGATGCTCTGGCTGAGCTCGGCGAGCTGGCGAAGACGCCCGAGGCCAACATCATCAAACTGCCGAACATCTCCGCCTCCATGCCGCAGCTCAAGGCAGCGATCGAGGAGCTCCAGGCCGCGGGCATCGCCGTCCCGGACTACCCCGACAATCCGGTGACGGATGAGGAGCGGGACATCAGGGCCCGCTACGACTCGGTCAAGGGCTCGGCCGTCAACCCGGTCCTGCGTGAGGGAAACTCCGACAGGCGCGCGCCCCAGGTCATCAAGAACTACACCCGCCGCCACCCCCATTCCATGGGCGCATGGTCCGCCGACTCGACGACCGAGGTGGCGACGATGGCGGGCGATGACTTCCGCTCGAACGAGCAGACGGTCGTCATGGACTCCGACGACGTTCTCTCGATCGTCCACGTCGGCGACTCCGGCGAGACTGTCCTGCGCGACTCGATCCGCGTCCTCAGCGGCGAGGTCATCGACGCGACCATCATGTCCGCCGCGGCCCTCGACCGGTTCCTCGTCGGGCAGGTCAACGCCGCGAAGGAAAAGGGTGTTCTCTTCTCCGTGCACCTCAAGGCGACGATGATGAAGGTGTCCGACCCGATCATCTTCGGCCACGTCGTTCGCGCCTTCTTCCCCCGCACCTTTGCCGAGTACGGCCCGGATCTCGACCGAGCGGGCCTGACGGCGGACAACGGGCTCGCCGTCATCTTCGACGGGCTGGCGCGCCTCGAGAACGGTGAGGAGATTCGCCGCTCCTTCGATGAGGAGATGGCGGGCGGCCCCGCCCTCGCGATGGTCGACTCCGACCGCGGCATCACCAACCTCCACGTCCCCTCGGACGTCATCGTCGACGCCTCGATGCCGGCGATGATCCGCAGCTCCGGCCACATGTGGGGGCCCGACGGCAAGGAGGCGGATACGCTCGCCGTCATCCCCGACTCCTCCTACGCCGGGGTGTACTCAACCGTTATCGCGGACTGCCGGACGAACGGCGCCTTCGATCCGACGACAATGGGCACGGTCCCGAACGTCGGCCTCATGGCACAGAAGGCCGAGGAGTACGGCTCGCACGACAAGACATTCGAGATGTCGGCGGCCGGGACCGTCGAAGTTCGCAATGCCGCAGGCGACGTGCTGCTCGCCCTGCCGGTCGCCGCGGGCGATATCTTCCGCGCCTGCCAGACGAAGGATGCGCCGATCCGCGACTGGGTCTCCCTTGCCGTCCGCCGTGCACGGATCTCGGGAATGCCGGCGATCTTCTGGCTCGACCCTGAGCGCTCGCACGACCGCGCCCTCATCGAGAAGGTCCGCACCTACCTCCAGGACGAGGAGACGGATGGCCTCGACCTCAAGATCCTCTCCCCGGTTGAGGCCACCCAGGCGACGGTCGATCGTCTGCGCCGCGGCGAGGACACGATTTCGGTGACCGGCAATGTCCTGCGCGACTACCTCACGGATCTGTTCCCGATCCTCGAACTCGGAACGTCCGCGAAGATGCTGTCGGTCGTTCCGCTCATGAACGGCGGCGGCCTCTTCGAGACCGGCGCGGGCGGATCCGCGCCGAAGCACGTCCAGCAGCTGCAGGAGGAGAACCACCTGCGCTGGGACTCCCTCGGCGAGTTCCTCGCCCTTGCCGAGTCCCTCCGCCACCAGGCGCGGACCGAGGGCACGGAGCGCCCCCGCATCCTCGCCGATGCGCTGGATGCCGCCACGGAGCGTCTCCTCGACGAGGGACGCTCGCCGTCCCGCCGTGTCGGTGAGATCGATAATCGCGGCAGCCACTTCTATCTGGCTCTGTACTGGTCACGCGCCCTCGCCGATCAGGTCGAGGACGCCGACCTCGCGGCCGTCTTCTCCCCCGTCGCAGATGCACTCGAGGAGAACGAGGATGCCATCGCCCGCGAACTCGCGGAGATCCAGGGAAGCCCGGTCGATCTCGGCGGGTACTACCGCCCCGACGCGGAGAAGACGGCGGCCGTCATGCGGCCCTCGGCGACGCTCAACGCGATCATCGACCCGCTCCGGTAG